AGATACCGATGCACCAGATAATAATGAACGAGTGAAAGATAACTTACAGCAGGACTCACATAATcaagatgataataataagcCTTCCAAACCCGAGGATATTAATATTCTCAGTACGGCCAACACGGCCAGTCATTCACCCGGTTGTCCGCCTGCACCTCTACCCCAAGGATGCCAAGTTaggtgataattaattttaattgtataaaatacagtaaataataatgGCTCTTTACTAggtttatataataaatataaaaataaaataaaataataaataataataataaaataagtaaataaatttaaatacaagaaaatttaaaaatataaatataaagattaTCTAgatctatgtatatattatacatattatatatataaatatatatatataaatgtatataaatatatttatatatatataaatatatctgcctaatgtatataaaaaaaataagaaaaaaagtaaaataatatctatatatataagatgTACGATATTAAATTCGATGTTAGACATTAATAACATAAAACGTACACTCATGTGACTCATTTGAAAGAGAAGACActcgctttttttttaattacttttttttcttctaatgtaaattataatcataattattattattattattttaatgattaattagttaattgtttaatattaattacatgaTTTAATGCGTTAATGATCTGAGGGTAAAGTGAACTGTCACAAAGTGcccaaacaaaaaaaaaaaactaaaacgtTTCACAGTAATTATATTAAAGAATGTGCATTTTTTGAGAGTAAGacagtaaaatataataaattatataattgagaatttttaaatttatagatcATGATTAAGGTGTCTgtcgtttattattattattattttttttaaatattttaaactcggtcagatgaatatttttttttctctttgttatctttataattatttttttatttttaatttctgttactttttgtttctttatgtaaatatttattttttattataatacatttttttttgtcagtgtACTGTGGGTTGAaatgataaatcaaaatattttttaacattttacattattttatttttaaaatcacttttttttttattaattatttttttttcattgatttatgtaaagttttaataattaaaaaaaaaataataagcgaAAGTGATTtgctgtgtaaaaaaaaataatttgtgagcataaatattaaaagcatgagttatatttataaataattgatatctATTATTGAcataacaaattaatttattaattacttgggtaattaattataaaaaaaaaaataaaataaatgctcAAAGTTAACGATTGATACCTTAGGCCATGAGTAATTTAATTGTAcaaatatgaaattaaaaaaattaatacataaataaaaaatcatcttcACTAATCACAGCTTCACtcgtgattttttaaaaactttagatactaaaattaaaaaagtaaaaaaataaaccatttttttattaacaaattcttattatatatttcataataaaaaaaatttatataacaaaattatgatcgagtaaaaaatgtttgtaaTGTATGATGAGAACTAGTGAgtgatcaaaaaaaaagtaaataattataaaaattaattagttggttaaataaattaacgtgATGATTTTGAACAAACGTTTATtggaaaaagtataaatatatgaagtaTAGTAAGAGCTAATTAACATAAAAAggaaggaaaaaataaataaaaccgataaatttttttcatctgagtcattaaaattaagttgattattttttaaaccattttTTCATCGCCACTTTTATGTACattcatattattatataaaaaaaaatagtataaattaaaagcttataaatctatattatttaattacctttattacaataattattaaaataaatgataatgataatttggATTGGTACTCAGAGAAAAAGTAAACTGTACGcacagtaaaaattattttttaaattatttatttattttaattgataaatactCACGGCTGACGTAACAAATTGATCGTGCCATAGATCATGATCTACAGGTGTATATagcttaataaatataaataaatgtctggattaattgttgttttttatatcaatgaCAAGAAagaacaaatttataaaaatcacctaaaaaaaaataatttttttcttttttgctccaatataaaataaataaataattattaaatgtaaataatacatatttttttatttttcacaatgcttttctttaattataattataattacaataataaattaagtaattattaaatttttataattaaataataataataataataaataattattttacaacggCTGTGCAACCGTTACTTCCAAAGTGTTAACACTTTTAATTAATgcacttaattattaaaaaaattaatgaataaataataataataattaataataaaaggaCGGAAATaagacattaaaattaaaaattaaaaagagaaTTAGCATATcttccattaaatttattttttatagtttgatataaattttaaaaaattataattataatctgGACAaagttgattttaaatttaaatgaatcaaCGGTTGATTTAAAAAGCACCAAAGATTGTTTTACGATTTAATTCGAATCAATCTAAAAAATATGgcaatattatataataattaataatttttaaaaaacttgacaACAATATCctgtacaaaaatatttaaaaaaaataaaactatatgTGCCGATATAAATCTTTGGTACGATCTGCCtcattaataaatcgtttttaaatacttttattatttttaattaaataaaatttttctatttggATAATTGATGAAATTGTAGTTATGATATTACAgtaaagaagaaataaaatgataagatttgaataataattaagagaATCCGGTTAAAGAATTAAGAAACCCCGTAAATCATACccgatatttattaataattattactgtaaggtgtaaataattagaagtgaTAAGAAATGTTTAAGAGCCTGTACATtgtatagataaatttaataattattgataatgtGAATGAAGAAAGATAAGAAGAAACAAATACGTATTTAGttaactgataaaatataaatataagtaattaaatcggtatgattaattaagacgatttattattataattattattatgattattattaattattattaattaataataataatgtttagtTATATTTGTACATAGTGTACGTGAAGCTGGacttgtaaaattaataaggtGTTTTAATGTGCACATAGCCGCATCATTGTCAATAATCATATTATtacgattaataataattacagtttttaaaaaaatattaatgatttattattattattagatttttattaccatttgatgttgcactgtaaaaaatttctggagtGAAAGCAGATAAAATtcggagcggatgactgtttttttttatctcttcggagtgaaatttactccgaagggagtaaatttaaatatttaagctctgagatgagtaaaaaaaatccagatcactctgCTGAAAAAAAAGCTGCATATTTACTCCGCATTCGAAGTgatctttttaaaaactccgaaactTCGAGTGGAGttaattcggatttaaatgaaatctgaattcactcctgattttttttcagtgtatgatattcatttatttattttttttaattatttaaagtatacTGTTATAAGAtgaattcaaatattcaataaaattgaattaagaAGAAATCTAGAAGAGGTCAATTGGCAAGAGATTATTCCTCTGGAAATTCGAATAAACAAAATCCGCAGGATGTTGATGTACTGAATCTGAAGATCAGCAGATTGACAGTCTAATGAACTGTGAGCTATAAAACTttgagaattatttaattaaaattgagttttgataaaaatgacTTCAAGGGTGGGAGGCACcaaccgaatttttgaaaattactttTCTAATTGAGATAAAAGACTTAGGACCCGATCAGGTAACTAGTACTCGAACTCTATGTATTTGTCtagatatatttagtaaatatagatatccAAATACATGAGTAATCGGGTACTaattccctgatcgggtacatttttttaaaaaacattttttcgggagatataaaaattgctgtaataaaaattgattaataaattaaaagaaaagtaaaattcaaaaattcggtcATTATTACCCagtcttaattaaatttaaaaacaaaaatttaattacatatcattaaaatataattaagtttcttttataaaaaataacactcAAGTTCTGCACTGattgttagtaaaaaattgaataatagaaaaaaaattaccacacAAATCCTGAAgctagcagacaattaacaattttcagatttttttccaacagataaattacaaaaaagaagaaacctaaaaatatacacatgtagaaaattttaaaaactagaggcgcatttaaattttaaatatttttttttcacaattgctcgtctttttaaaaaattcaaaagatcttaaacgtcggctaacttcagtatcataaaatttttaaggcgcgcttacaaaaaaacacaatataaataattatcatccaCCGATAACGTAACACAAATTTGAAATGTCAAGATGTCAAGTCATACATCCTATAGCAACGCGAcacgtattatatatatatttataactagCATGGATATTGCCAAGTATTTAAACACTTGCCgtgtcaattatttatttactcctttaaaataaattcaattaattacccAAGTTGAAGATCCAGGATCCAACACTAAAATTAtgtactcatatattttaattttgttcctCGCAACAGTAAGTACAATATTTACaagtgatttataaattttaacctAATGATTTGCTgacgttatttatttattttcacagGTAAATGTCTACTCCGAATTCACCGCCGAAGATTGTCAGTCTCTAGGATACAACAAAGCAAATTTATTATGTTCAACATGTgacttatttcaaaaatataatttaagtgATCTCGAGTGAGTATTTTTCcctctaattatttaattcaaatttaaatgacttgaagattaacaaaatatattttaaaaccaGGAACAATTGCGGAGAATGCTGCCTCAAAGAAGAGGATTCAAGTTCCAAACGATACCCACGTGCAGTATTAGAAGTATGTACATGTAAGTTCGGAGCGTACCCCCAGATCCAAGCTTTCATAAAAAGTGATCgtccaaataaatataaaaatcttgAAATAAAATACGTCAGAGGTTTGGATCCCATGATAAAACTCTACGACAATGATAACAAACTAGAAGATATTCTAGACATCACCAAATGGGACACAGACTCCGTTGATGAATTCTTGCAAACTCATTTAATAagagattaatttattaataattaaataattaggtaaactattttttattaaaacaataataaaactgGCAGgaagaatacaaaaatatgtatttataatttttttttcttcttttttttataaatctgtACGTTTATAAaatgacattttaaaaataagtttaatattttatatacattctcacattaatgataattgtccgttaaatatatttatatatatatatttatgatactataatataatatataatatataattcgATTAAAGTATCACACACTCGCACAACTGTTGAGTGTAGTAGAGACAGTTGACACAGGCGTCATTGTcatctttattattttcagcgaatttattttccagcttaaatttattattattctcacTGTCTTTGCCATTCTGATGAATTTTCGGTCGTGGTTCTGGACTGGGCAGCGTTTTTTTAACAGTCGCAACTTCTTCAATCATTTCGTTGTCCGGGTGGTCATGATTATTGTGGCTCAATTTACCCGTTGAACTTAACGTTATAACCGGTGGTAATTCTCCAGGACGTGCGTCGTCAGGTAAATCATAGCTCGCTGGTATCGATCGTGAATCCAGACCCGGTGAATCTCCAGACATcattacactaaaaaaattaaatcaacatttaattaaaaattagtcagcattttctatgtttttaaatttttaaatgtttgtgCTGACTCTCACGAGATATATGATACCCTGGGTAAAATAACTTGCTAACctcgatatttttattctaatacatgaaattttttctactttcatatttaatatttgaatgatatattaaatttgaaatgttAAAGAGGATTAAAAGTAATCGTacacaaaaatattaacaattattgtaTTGGATTAAATTCTGtgggtattaataatgaattaactaattaatttttaaaatttaaacgaaCATACCAAGTAGCTTTAGTGCAAGGATGCATGCGCGCTTTTTCTTCAGAAGTAAgcgttgaataaaataataattgttgctCTTCGTCAATTTGTCTTAAGCccatattatcaaaaatattatctcttgtcataataaataacaaaatatatatatgtatatatatttatttaataacgtATGTTATGTATGAATTATCGGTGCACTAGTTACGGAGACAAGTTATCAAATGAACGTTACTGAGAAGACGACAGCGTAATTCAAAACTATTTATTGAAGTTAATAGAAGTTAATAACCCCGACGCTCAGAATTAGTTGTGAGACTACTCCAATTACGGCTTAATTCATTCACTTTTTACTGGgcgactttatttatttatttgcttattTAATTAGTCTTTGACTTAATAATAGATCGACAATGCTAGATTAACTTTCACTGGTATTTTAAGtacgttaattttatttataacacaaaataattatgacaCGTGCGAGTTAACAGCAGCAACAGACAGCTGCGTTTGACCAGGACGCGTTCTACAACCCTCTAGATTTCATAATACTGAACCTAAGGTCTTTTGTGTATGATGTTCTTTACCCCCATTCAATACCCCATAACTCTCTGAGtcattctcttttttttttttttactgactacaaattcatcaattttacggtttttttttccttaaattccttaaatttattttttttctgttgaaaattttaaaaaattccactgaaaatttattcttatttttaattttttataaaaattttttttagatttttgaattcaaatttttagtgaaacagaaaaaattttatttcaatttttgttccgaatatttatttaaaaatttcaatataaatttttcattaaaactttttcaaatattaagtaaaaataaaataataatttttattaaaatttttttactcgtaatttttctataaaataaaacatttattttaaaataaaattttttcttctgttgaaaattaaaaaaaattccactgaaaatttattcttattattaattttttataaaaattttttttagatttttgaattcaaatttttagtgaaacagaaaaatttttattttaatttttataccgaatatttatttaaaaatttcaatataaatttttcattaaaactttttaaaatattaagtaaaaataaaataataatttttattcaaaatttttctattcaaatttt
This window of the Microplitis mediator isolate UGA2020A chromosome 8, iyMicMedi2.1, whole genome shotgun sequence genome carries:
- the LOC130673592 gene encoding selenoprotein F, translating into MYSYILILFLATVNVYSEFTAEDCQSLGYNKANLLCSTCDLFQKYNLSDLENNCGECCLKEEDSSSKRYPRAVLEVCTCKFGAYPQIQAFIKSDRPNKYKNLEIKYVRGLDPMIKLYDNDNKLEDILDITKWDTDSVDEFLQTHLIRD
- the LOC130673591 gene encoding probable serine/threonine-protein kinase DDB_G0282963 isoform X1, which gives rise to MFSRSKFRLKPFGNKRKNYSRNLIFLNRRRHHDHDYRDRHHDRDDSVMMSGDSPGLDSRSIPASYDLPDDARPGELPPVITLSSTGKLSHNNHDHPDNEMIEEVATVKKTLPSPEPRPKIHQNGKDSENNNKFKLENKFAENNKDDNDACVNCLYYTQQLCECVIL
- the LOC130673591 gene encoding uncharacterized protein LOC130673591 isoform X3, yielding MIIVEADVYSTQPSTSSSVMMSGDSPGLDSRSIPASYDLPDDARPGELPPVITLSSTGKLSHNNHDHPDNEMIEEVATVKKTLPSPEPRPKIHQNGKDSENNNKFKLENKFAENNKDDNDACVNCLYYTQQLCECVIL
- the LOC130673591 gene encoding uncharacterized protein LOC130673591 isoform X4: MRLKNPLPQRGIYNVMMSGDSPGLDSRSIPASYDLPDDARPGELPPVITLSSTGKLSHNNHDHPDNEMIEEVATVKKTLPSPEPRPKIHQNGKDSENNNKFKLENKFAENNKDDNDACVNCLYYTQQLCECVIL
- the LOC130673591 gene encoding uncharacterized protein LOC130673591 isoform X2 — encoded protein: MTRDNIFDNMGLRQIDEEQQLLFYSTLTSEEKARMHPCTKATCVMMSGDSPGLDSRSIPASYDLPDDARPGELPPVITLSSTGKLSHNNHDHPDNEMIEEVATVKKTLPSPEPRPKIHQNGKDSENNNKFKLENKFAENNKDDNDACVNCLYYTQQLCECVIL